Proteins encoded in a region of the Panicum hallii strain FIL2 chromosome 3, PHallii_v3.1, whole genome shotgun sequence genome:
- the LOC112884778 gene encoding embryo-specific protein ATS3A-like: protein MAASGCAAVPLRGLALPLLLSVLPLALTAPSGASAAAARACTYTLRVKTSCASPAARTSDAVSVAFGDAYRNEAHAPRLPTSGARALERCGTDTFRVPGPCGYGVCYLYLRRDGRDGWAPEWVQVVQPGPRAPVAATFYFGDPLPDGVWYGHDRCPKAKAADADGEHAARPATSTDAQHASNSSASPRG, encoded by the coding sequence atggccgCTTCCGGCTGTGCTGCCGTACCCCTCCGCGGCCTGGCGCTCCCGCTGCTGCTCTCCGTCCTTCCGCTCGCGCTCACCGCGCCCTccggcgcctccgccgccgcggcccgggCGTGCACGTACACGCTCCGGGTGAAGACGTCCTGcgcgtcgccggcggcgcggacgTCCGACGCCGTGAGCGTCGCGTTCGGGGACGCGTACCGCAACGAGGCCCACGCGCCGCGGCTCCCCACGTCGGGGGCGCGCGCGCTGGAGCGGTGCGGCACCGACACGTTCCGCGTGCCGGGCCCCTGCGGCTACGGCGTCTGCTACCTCTACCTCCGCCGCGACGGCCGCGACGGCTGGGCGCCCGAGTGGGTGCAGGTCGTCCAGCCCGGCCCGCGCGCGCCGGTCGCGGCCACCTTCTACTTCGGCGACCCGCTGCCGGACGGCGTCTGGTACGGCCACGACCGGTGCCCCAAGGCCAAGGCCGCCGATGCTGACGGTGAGCACGCGGCGCGCCCGGCGACGTCCACCGACGCGCAGCACGCCAGCAACTCCTCCGCTTCGCCTCGGGGATGA
- the LOC112884782 gene encoding phospholipase D alpha 1-like, with amino-acid sequence MAKILLHGSLHVTIFEAEEISNSSRPSSQAPGFLRKWAEQLAETIEDTVGVGKGNSKIYATIGLDKARVGRTRTLTDETARPRWYESFHVYCAHLASDVVFTIRAKSTIGASTVGVGYLPVRDIFGGQEVDRWLPLCDDDDKDRKPLEGGSKVHVKLQYFDISKDHSWGRGVRSGKYPGVPYTFFSQRQGCKVTLYQDAHVSDGFVPRIPLDGGRCYEPHRCWEDIFDAISGAKHLIYITGWSVYTEITLVRDGSRPKPGGGVTLGELLKKKAGEGVRVLMLVWDDRTSVGVLKKDGLMATHDEETMNYFQGTDVHCVLCPRNPDDSGSIVQDLQISTMFTHHQKIVVVDHDMPAPAAAGRKKRIVSFVGGLDLCDGRYDTPLHSLFRTLDTVHHDDFHQPNFATAAIAKGGPREPWHDIHCRLEGPVAWDVLYNFEQRWRKQGGKDILIQLRDLADKIIPPSPVTFPEDGEAWNVQLFRSIDGGAAFGFPDTPDDATRAGLVSGKDQIIDRSIQDAYIHAIRRARSFIYIENQYFLGSSYCWKPDGIRPEDIGALHLIPKELSMKVVSKIEAGERFAVYVVVPMWPEGIPESGSVQAILDWQRRTMEMMYTDIAQAIQAKGIDANPKDYLTFFCLGNREAKKPGEYVPTEEAEPDTDYIKAQQNRRFMIYVHTKMMIVDDEYIIVGSANINQRSMDGARDSEIAMGAYQPHHLAAASRPARGQVHGFRMSLWYEHLGAVDDAFTRPDSLECVRKVNAMADRYWDLYAGDGPDRDLPGHLLTYPVGVAADGAVTQLPGMEFFPDTQARVLGAKSDYLPPILTT; translated from the exons ATGGCGAAGATCCTGCTCCATGGCTCGCTTCATGTCACCATCTTCGAGGCGGAGGAGATCTCCAACTCCAGCCGGCCCAGCAGCCAGGCGCCCGGCTTCCTCCGCAA ATGGGCGGAGCAGCTGGCGGAGACGATCGAGGACACGGTGGGCGTGGGCAAGGGCAACAGCAAGATCTACGCCACCATCGGCCTGGACAAGGCCCGCGTGGGGCGCACCCGCACGCTCACCGACGAGACGGCCAGACCGCGCTGGTACGAGTCCTTCCACGTCTACTGCGCGCACCTCGCCTCCGACGTCGTCTTCACCATCCGGGCCAAGAGCACCATCGGCGCCTCCACCGTCGGCGTCGGCTACCTCCCCGTCCGCGACATCTTCGGCGGCCAGGAGGTCGACCGCTGGCTGCCGCTctgcgacgacgacgacaaggACCGCAAGCCGCTCGAGGGCGGCTCCAAGGTCCACGTCAAGCTCCAGTACTTCGACATCTCCAAGGACCACAGCTGGGGCCGCGGCGTCCGCAGCGGCAAGTACCCCGGCGTGCCCTACACCTTCTTCTCGCAGCGCCAGGGGTGCAAGGTCACGCTGTACCAGGACGCGCACGTCTCCGACGGCTTCGTCCCGAGGATcccgctcgacggcggcagGTGCTACGAGCCGCACCGGTGCTGGGAGGACATCTTCGACGCCATCAGCGGCGCCAAGCACCTCATCTACATCACCGGCTGGTCGGTGTACACCGAGATCACGCTGGTCAGGGACGGCAGCCGGCCCAagcccggcggcggcgtcacGCTCGGCGAGCTGCTCAAGAAGAAGGCCGGCGAGGGCGTCCGGGTGCTGATGCTGGTCTGGGACGACCGCACCTCCGTCGGGGTGCTCAAGAAGGACGGCCTCATGGCCACGCACGACGAGGAGACGATGAACTACTTCCAGGGCACCGACGTGCACTGCGTGCTGTGCCCCCGGAACCCCGACGACTCCGGGAGCATCGTGCAGGACCTGCAGATCTCCACCATGTTCACGCACCACCAGAAGATCGTCGTCGTCGACCACGAcatgccggcgccggcggcggccgggcggaaGAAGCGGATCGTCAGCTTCGTGGGCGGGCTGGACCTCTGCGACGGCCGCTACGACACGCCGCTCCACTCGCTGTTCCGGACGCTGGACACGGTGCACCACGACGACTTCCACCAGCCCAACTTCGCGACGGCCGCCATCGCCAAGGGCGGGCCCAGGGAGCCGTGGCACGACATCCACTGCCGCCTCGAGGGCCCCGTGGCCTGGGACGTGCTCTACAACTTCGAGCAGCGCTGGCGCAAGCAGGGCGGCAAGGACATCCTCATCCAGCTCCGGGACCTCGCCGACAAGATCATCCCGCCGTCGCCCGTCACGTTCCCGGAGGACGGCGAGGCGTGGAACGTGCAGCTGTTCCGGTCCATCGACGGCGGCGCCGCTTTCGGGTTCCCGGACACCCCTGACGACGCCACCAGGGCCGGGCTCGTCAGCGGCAAGGACCAGATCATCGACCGGAGCATCCAGGACGCCTACATCCACGCCATCCGCCGCGCCAGGAGCTTCATCTACATCGAGAACCAGTACTTCCTGGGCAGCTCCTACTGCTGGAAGCCCGACGGCATCAGGCCCGAGGACATCGGCGCGCTGCACCTCATCCCCAAGGAACTGTCCATGAAGGTGGTGAGCAAGAtcgaggccggcgagcggttCGCGGTGTACGTCGTCGTGCCCATGTGGCCGGAGGGCATCCCGGAGAGCGGCTCCGTGCAGGCCATCCTGGACTGGCAGAGGAGGACCATGGAGATGATGTACACCGACATCGCGCAGGCGATCCAGGCAAAGGGGATCGACGCCAACCCCAAGGACTACCTCACCTTCTTCTGCCTCGGCAACCGGGAGGCCAAGAAGCCCGGCGAGTACGTGCCCACGGAGGAGGCGGAGCCCGACACCGACTACATCAAGGCCCAGCAGAACAGAAGGTTCATGATCTATGTCCACACCAAGATGATGATCG TGGATGACGAGTACATCATCGTGGGGTCGGCGAACATCAACCAGAGGTCCATGGACGGCGCGCGGGACTCGGAGATCGCCATGGGCGCGTACCAGCCGCACCACCTGGCGGCGGCGAGCCGGCCGGCGAGGGGGCAGGTGCACGGGTTCCGGATGTCGCTGTGGTACGAGCACCTGGGCGCGGTGGACGACGCCTTCACCCGGCCGGACAGCCTCGAGTGCGTGCGCAAGGTGAACGCCATGGCGGACAGGTACTGGGACCTGTACGCCGGCGACGGGCCCGACCGCGACCTGCCGGGGCACCTGCTCACCTACCCCGTCGGGGTCGCCGCCGACGGCGCCGTCACGCAGCTGCCGGGGATGGAGTTCTTCCCGGACACACAGGCGCGGGTGCTTGGCGCCAAGTCCGACTACCTCCCGCCCATCCTCACCACATAG